A single Neospora caninum Liverpool complete genome, chromosome VIIb DNA region contains:
- a CDS encoding putative bradyzoite antigen: protein MAPPTNHPPGACPPGCTKHPCSSIAPSGVCPMRSFHPSGPHSHFSCYDDLRSRLTHDKNVRPVASQQLDFMDEAGPLALACLPPLLWGGLSANPIDDMIFETALTANEMMDDITWRPRVDVEFDSKKKEMVILADLPGLQKDDVTIEVDNGALVIKGEKAAKDVKEDDEGKTKSLVTERVSGYFARRFQLPSNYKPDGISATMDNGVLRVTIKVDDSGSTKQQIDVK, encoded by the exons ATGGCTCCACCAACAAATCATCCCCCGGGAGCATGCCCGCCGGGATGCACAAAGCACCCTTGCTCGTCCATCGCGCCGAGCGGGGTCTGTCCCATGCGTTCGTTCCATCCGTCGGGCCCTCACTCCCATTTCTCCTGTTACGATGACCTCAGGAGCAGGCTTACGCACGACAAGAATGTTAGACCCGTTGCCTCTCAACAG CTCGACTTCATGGATGAGGCGGGCCCCTTGGCTCTTGCATGCCTCCCTCCGCTG CTATGGGGAGGCTTGAGCGCCAACCCTATCGACGATATGATATTTGAGACTGCGCTTACCGCCAACGAGATGATGGACGACATCACATGGAGACCGAGAGTTGACGTGGAGTTCGAcagcaagaagaaggagatggTTATCTTAGCCGACTTGCCGGGCCTTCAGAAGGATGACGTTACCATAGAAGTAGACAACGGGGCTCTTGTTATCAAAG GTGAGAAGGCCGCTAAAGACGTgaaggaggacgacgaggggaaaacgaagagccTCGTTACCGAGCGGGTGTCTGGTTACTTTGCTCGCCGCTTTCAGCTACCGAGCAACTACAAGCCTGACGGGATCAGCGCAACCATGGACAACGGCGTTCTACGCGTTACTATCAAGGTGGACGATTCAGGGAGCACGAAGCAACAAATAGATG